Below is a genomic region from Thermotoga sp..
AAACAAATTGAAGAAAGCTCTTGAAAGTGTGTTTGGACCGGGGAGGGTGGAAGTGATCCCCGATGTTTCCCTGAACTGGACGAAGATAGAAACGGAGATGAAAAGGTACGAAGCGCCGGCCAGAAGAGAGGGACTGGTCAGAAGTCAAGAAACGGAGACCGAGAGAAGTCAAAACCTTCCCGCTGGTGGAGGTGAAGTGGGAACGGAGTCGAACATACCCCCACTCAGCTATCCGTCTGCAAGTAGCGAGGGAACGAGCACATACGAAAGGACTCACACAATCACCAACTATGAGTTGAACGAGATCTATCAGAAGATCCTTCAAAACCATGAGGGAGAAATATCGTCTCTTTCTGTTGCTGTGATAATCGATGCTTCTTCCACTGTTCTCCAAACCAACAACAACTGGTACGAAATCATAAACGATCTGGTGGAGAAAGGTATCGGTTCTGCTACCTCTTCCGCCTCCTTGAACATTGCGGTGGCGTTTTTACCCTTCGACAGAACAATTGAAAGAACCTTGCAAAAGGAGCTGGAACAGCTCCAGGCAAGAAAAAGGTTCACCATGTACTCACTTGGAATCGCCATTCTTGGCTTTCTTACCTTCTTATTTGTGTACATCATGATAGTGCAGATCCGAAGGATCAGAGCTAGGAAACTGGCGGAAGAGAGGAGAAGAAAGCTTGAGGAAGAAATAAAAGAAGTTCTCCAGGAGGAGATGAAAGAAGAAGAAAAGATCTCACCTGAAGAAAAAGAATTAATGGAACTGATAGAAGAACTGGAGAATATCTTCAACCGCTCGCCCGCTGATATCGCCGAGATAGTCCGCTTGTGGTTCTTCGAGAGGGGATGATACCGTGCCTGAGAAGAAACTCGATGGGAAGAGAAAGGCTGCTGTCCTCCTAGTGGCACTCGGACCAGAAAAGGCCGCTCAGGTGATGAAACATCTCGACGAGGAAACAGTGGAACAACTGGTGGTGGAAATAGCGAACATAGGTAAAGTCTCCCAAGAAGAAAAGAAACAAGTATTAGAGGAGTTTCTGAACCTTGCCAAAGCAAAGGAAATGATCTCAGAAGGTGGGATAGAGTACGCAAAAAAAGTCCTGGAGAAGGCGTTCGGACCAGAAAAAGCGCGAAAGATCATCGAAAGGCTGACCGCTTCTCTTCAAGTGAAACCCTTCAGTTTCATAAAGGACACGGATCCCGTTCAGCTTGTGAACTTCCTTCAAGGAGAGCATCCTCAGACCATAGCTGTTGTCTTGAGCTACCTTGATCCACCAGTCGCGGCCCAGATACTAGGAGCACTTCCTGAGGATCTACAAAGCGAGGTGCTAAAGAGAATTGCCCTCCTCGAGAGAACCTCACCAGAGGTTGTGAAGGAAATCGAAAAGAATCTTGAGAAAAAGATATCGGGCTTTGTGAGTCAAACCTTCAGCAAGGTAGGGGGTGTGGACACTGCCGCTGAGATCATGAACAACATAGACAGGAGCACGGAAAAGAAAATCATGGACAAACTGGCACAGGAGAACCCCGAGCTTGCTGACGAGATAAGAAGAAGGATGTTCGTGTTCGAGGACATCCTCAAGCTTGACGACAGGTCGATCCAGCTTGTTTTGAGGGAGGTTGACACGAGAGATCTGGCGCTTGCTCTGAAGGGTGCCTCAGATGAGCTGAAAGAGAAGATTTTCAGAAACATGTCGAAGAGAGCGGCCGCCCTACTCAAAGATGAACTGGAGTACATGGGACCTGTCAGGATCAAAGACGTTGAAGAAGCTCAGCAAAAGATCATAAACGTGATCAGAAGGCTCGAGGAGGCAGGAGAAATCGTCATAGCAAGAGGCGGTGGAGAGGAGTTGATCATGTAACATGCTCCTCAGAAAAGACGAGATATTCTACATAGATCTCCCGAAGAAGATCAAAACAGAAGAAAAAGAAAAGGAGTCTAAAAGAGTCGAGGAAACTTCCAAAGAACAGCTCGACAAGATCAAAGAGCAGATCATCTCCCAGGCACAAAAAGAAGCTCGGAAGATCGTAGAGGAAGCGAAAAGAAAGGCAGAAGAAATCCTGAAAAACGCTTCGAGCAAAGCAGAAAGATTGGAACTCGAAGCAAAGAAGGCGCTGGAGGAGAAAAGAAGGCAAAAACAAGAATTCTTGGAGTACATTCTCTCGTTGAAAAAACAGATGCAGACACAACTCCAACAAAAGGTAGAGGAGATCCTGCCTGAAATCATCGAAATTCTCAAGGTACTGTTCAGAAAAATCCTCGAGAAAGAGATGAACGAATCAGTCATGGAGAGAAAGCTCAGGAGCGCTCTTTCGAAGGTGACTGGCATTGAGAACGTGAGGATAAGAATTCACCCAGAGGACTTGGAGAAAATCGATCTGAAAGAACTGAAAGGCAGACAGGTGGTACCGGATCCCAACGTTGAGAAGGGTGGAGTGATCGTCGAAACGGAGTACGGTGTCTTGGACAAGACGTTCTCCTATCAGTGGAAGCTGGTCGAGGACATATTCGAAGAGGTGGTGGGGTTTGAAGGACGTCCTCAGAGAATTGAAGAGGAGACTGACTGAAGAGGATTTCAATCGCTTCAACGGAAGAGTGACGCGCGTTGTTGGTCTCATCGTCGAATCACAGGGTCCCGATGCGTTTTTGGGGGAGATGTGTAAGATTTCCCTCCAGAACGGAAAAAATGCCCTGGCAGAGGTTGTTGGTTTCAAAGAAGGAAGGGTTGTTTTAATGCCCTATGAAGACGTTTCAGGGTTGAGAATGGGTTGCGAAGTCATACGAACGAACAGAGTGCTGGAGATCGGTGTAGGTAGAAACATGATCGGCCGTGTCTTCGACGGACTGGGACGACCGCTCGATGGGAGATCCTTCGTCCCGGAAGAACGGTATCCCCTGACGAACTCGCCACCACATCCCCTGAAAAGAAAGAGGATAAAAAATCCTCTTCCGGTTGGTGTTCGAGCAATCGATGGTTTCATCACCATAGGAAAAGGACAGAGAATTGGAATATTCGCGGGCAGTGGTGTTGGAAAGAGCACCCTCCTTGGCATGATAGCACGGAACACGACGGCAGATGTGTGTGTGCTTGCTCTCATAGGGGAAAGAGGAAGAGAGGTTAGAGAGTTCATCGAAAGGGACCTGGGAGAAGAAGGGCTGAAGCGATCTATCCTCGTGGTTTCCACTTCCGATCAGCCAGCCCTCACCAGAGTGAAATCTCTTCTCACTGCCACCAGCATAGCAGAGTATTACAGGGACCTCGGGTACGATGTGCTTTTGATGGTAGACTCGCTCACCAGATGGGCCATGGCCCAGAGAGAAGTTGGTCTTGCAATAGGAGAACCACCAACCACCCGGGGTTATCCCCCCAGTGTGTTTGCAGGACTTCCCAAGATACTCGAAAGAGCTGGAAACTCAGACAAAGGAAGCATAACAGCTGTTTACACGGTTCTCGTCGAGGCGGACGATTTCAACGAACCTATATCCGACACGGTCCGCTCCATAGTGGACGGCCATATCGTTCTTTCGAGGAAACTTGCAGAGTCGAACCACTATCCTGCCATCGATGTGTTGGCAAGCGTGAGCAGATTGATGAATGATGTGGTCTCAGAGGAACACAAAGAGGCGGCAAACCACCTCAGATCGTTGATGGCTTCCTACGAGTCAGCAAAAGACTTGATAGAGATAGGAGCTTACAAGAGAGGAACCAATCCTCTCGTCGACAAAGCGATCGAAATGCAAGAAGATATCAACGCGTTCTTGAGACAGGGGATCTTCGAGAAGTCTTCTTTCGAAGAAACCGTCCAAATGCTCCTTGAACTTTATTCACGTTCTCTTGACCAGATGTGACATGTCCCCGATCATCATGAAAAGCTCGTCGATGTTCTTCAAAAATCCTAGCCTGTTCATCCTCAAGTCATCCCTCTTTACCATCACGAAGACGTTATCGAAGT
It encodes:
- the fliF gene encoding flagellar basal-body MS-ring/collar protein FliF, which translates into the protein MNFFEQIKNLWRKISDAWNSMSRERKFLVGGITAALVISIILFAVIAATPHYRLLIAGLSEEEAGTIIQKLEEMNVPYKVSPGGDIYVSDKYNVYELRMKLASEGIFGGTRKGFSILSENSFGATSFDKQVKYQIALQEELEKSIMTIKGVRNARVHLVLPKYTYYVRGKMAEPRASVLVVLEPGTELTREQIRGIVELVSGAVEGLKPENVRVVDNYSRSLSDMLESGEETFLASSKLELKQQLEKYYENKLKKALESVFGPGRVEVIPDVSLNWTKIETEMKRYEAPARREGLVRSQETETERSQNLPAGGGEVGTESNIPPLSYPSASSEGTSTYERTHTITNYELNEIYQKILQNHEGEISSLSVAVIIDASSTVLQTNNNWYEIINDLVEKGIGSATSSASLNIAVAFLPFDRTIERTLQKELEQLQARKRFTMYSLGIAILGFLTFLFVYIMIVQIRRIRARKLAEERRRKLEEEIKEVLQEEMKEEEKISPEEKELMELIEELENIFNRSPADIAEIVRLWFFERG
- the fliG gene encoding flagellar motor switch protein FliG, giving the protein MPEKKLDGKRKAAVLLVALGPEKAAQVMKHLDEETVEQLVVEIANIGKVSQEEKKQVLEEFLNLAKAKEMISEGGIEYAKKVLEKAFGPEKARKIIERLTASLQVKPFSFIKDTDPVQLVNFLQGEHPQTIAVVLSYLDPPVAAQILGALPEDLQSEVLKRIALLERTSPEVVKEIEKNLEKKISGFVSQTFSKVGGVDTAAEIMNNIDRSTEKKIMDKLAQENPELADEIRRRMFVFEDILKLDDRSIQLVLREVDTRDLALALKGASDELKEKIFRNMSKRAAALLKDELEYMGPVRIKDVEEAQQKIINVIRRLEEAGEIVIARGGGEELIM
- a CDS encoding FliH/SctL family protein, which produces MLLRKDEIFYIDLPKKIKTEEKEKESKRVEETSKEQLDKIKEQIISQAQKEARKIVEEAKRKAEEILKNASSKAERLELEAKKALEEKRRQKQEFLEYILSLKKQMQTQLQQKVEEILPEIIEILKVLFRKILEKEMNESVMERKLRSALSKVTGIENVRIRIHPEDLEKIDLKELKGRQVVPDPNVEKGGVIVETEYGVLDKTFSYQWKLVEDIFEEVVGFEGRPQRIEEETD
- the fliI gene encoding flagellar protein export ATPase FliI gives rise to the protein MKDVLRELKRRLTEEDFNRFNGRVTRVVGLIVESQGPDAFLGEMCKISLQNGKNALAEVVGFKEGRVVLMPYEDVSGLRMGCEVIRTNRVLEIGVGRNMIGRVFDGLGRPLDGRSFVPEERYPLTNSPPHPLKRKRIKNPLPVGVRAIDGFITIGKGQRIGIFAGSGVGKSTLLGMIARNTTADVCVLALIGERGREVREFIERDLGEEGLKRSILVVSTSDQPALTRVKSLLTATSIAEYYRDLGYDVLLMVDSLTRWAMAQREVGLAIGEPPTTRGYPPSVFAGLPKILERAGNSDKGSITAVYTVLVEADDFNEPISDTVRSIVDGHIVLSRKLAESNHYPAIDVLASVSRLMNDVVSEEHKEAANHLRSLMASYESAKDLIEIGAYKRGTNPLVDKAIEMQEDINAFLRQGIFEKSSFEETVQMLLELYSRSLDQM